Proteins from a genomic interval of Staphylococcus debuckii:
- a CDS encoding RidA family protein — MNTIHTNKAPEALGPYSQAVVIGDLVYTSGQIPLNEFGELVSNEIAVQTKQVLNNIGHVLEAAGADFDSVVKTTIFIADMDDFQYINEVYGQFFNAHRPARSCVEVARLPKDVKIEIEAIAQIKGK; from the coding sequence ATGAACACAATTCACACTAATAAAGCACCAGAAGCATTAGGACCTTATTCACAAGCTGTTGTTATCGGCGATTTAGTTTATACTTCTGGTCAAATTCCATTAAACGAATTCGGCGAGTTAGTCAGCAATGAAATAGCAGTGCAAACAAAACAAGTGCTTAATAATATAGGCCACGTTTTAGAAGCAGCAGGTGCTGACTTCGATTCAGTAGTGAAAACAACAATTTTCATTGCAGATATGGATGATTTCCAATATATCAATGAAGTCTACGGTCAATTTTTCAATGCACACAGACCAGCGAGAAGCTGCGTAGAAGTGGCACGTTTGCCGAAAGACGTTAAAATTGAAATAGAAGCAATCGCTCAAATAAAAGGAAAATAA